One Pogoniulus pusillus isolate bPogPus1 chromosome 10, bPogPus1.pri, whole genome shotgun sequence genomic window carries:
- the LOC135178956 gene encoding ovocleidin-116-like isoform X1 encodes MQTALVCLCLLSTAFAIPVPPPLPGTAAGNCVGQHRQILLKGCNAKHGFYVFKYIFFSTRKNQTQIKKEEASSQDTLPSHRLGEDDARQGPTENGAVLERDDNGSTEVMENSTSLKPQNHSTPGTGGDAHSPHPGTITQAHSGVGITGPMPASSEGSGDQSVVVEDDGVISTLPQGSHLGKVVVGNRSSSRSEDRDDSATREAATTAGKERAHTSGGAGDEGSGEATIRGHGQEDVVQGTKTGGPNFTSVTEKLETVQVDDEGVGEYTYIPSSGSVTVTSGQGARTSFTQLPDKDDEVTIFIGKANIHVGEQEATQPGAAFGSKRDGTSSVGSSSPLPSLRVTATPDGEREGGIPARRRPERPATTATLSHGDSATSSPGHGRSTEDSKDAATTAGDRRETVVPTTGDNEDAATTAGDRQETVVPTTGDNEDAATTAGDRRGPVVPATEDNEDAATTAGDRRKTVVPATEDNEDAATTAGDRRKTVVPTTGDNEDAATTAGDRRKTVVPATEDNEDAATTAGDRRKTVVPTTEDNEDAATTAGDRRKTVVPTTGDNEDAATTAGDRRETVVPATEGNEDAATTAGDRRGPVVPTTGDNEDAATTVGDRRGPVVPTTGDNEDAATTAGDRRGPVVPTTEGNEDAATTAGARQEPVVPTPWGVAGEDVTVPMGSDRHGNGDDKVGGEGHGFKGKLGGLAVTMPHRGGDDATIATVTPKGASIHLSTTPASPRTSKEVRTTALGTVGGTGGTTAPAMPRSTAAGRRGSGEVRLATTKPPREGWPGAGVKGQVPGLGLGTSSRTKQEPSPHGQAGSWAPSRAPGRAGGRGGGAEGGQGATQVGGSSLPLAGQAGGSTAEGKAQERGQGGEPKGAPAGAGGGRLPGRYDRRPWAGAPGTFSALSRSRQLDQLRRADELHVRERAFYSLGTGGAGPHGPHASLASADSSQSFEGEQGSRSDSQQAGLQPSAWGAPAHPYGRWIQGTL; translated from the exons ATGCAAACAGCCCTggtgtgcctgtgcctgctcagcacagccttcGCCATACCC GTGCCCCCACCGCTGCCTGGGACAGCTGCTGGGAACTGTGTGGGACAGCACCGG cagatcctgctgaaaggctgcaatgcCAAGCATGGCTTCTACGTTTTCAAGTATATCTTCTTCTCCACACGCAAGAACCAGACCCAGATAAAG AAGGAAGAGGCCAGCAGCCAAGACACCCTCCCTAGCCACCGGCTGGGTGAGGACGATGCCAGGCAAGGACCAACAGAGAATGGAGCAGTCCTGGAGCGAGATGATAATGGCAGCACTGAAGTGATGGAGAACAGCACCAGCCTCAAGCCTCAGAACCACAGCACCCCAGGGACTGGTGGAGATGCTCACAGTCCTCACCCTGGCACCATCACGCAGGCCCACAGTGGTGTTGGCATCACAGGTCCCATGCCGGCCAGCTCAGAAGGCAGTGGCGACCAGAGTGTGGTGGTTGAAGATGATGGAGTCATTTCCACTCTCCCACAGGGCAGCCACCTTGGCAAGGTTGTGGTGGGCAACAggtccagcagcaggagtgaggaCAGAGATGACAGTGCCACCAGGGAGGCAGCCACGAcagcagggaaagagagggCACACACCTCCGGAGGGGCTGGGGACGAGGGCAGCGGTGAGGCCACCATCCGTGGCCATGGGCAGGAGGATGTCGTGCAGGGCACAAAGACAGGAGGTCCCAACTTCACTTCTGTCACTGAGaagctggagacagtccaggtGGATGATGAAGGTGTGGGTGAATACACCTACATCCCCAGCTCGGGCAGCGTCACCGTCACTAGTGGGCAGGGGGCAAGGACCAGCTTCACCCAGCTTCCAGACAAGGACGACGAAGTCACCATCTTCATAGGGAAAGCCAACATCCACGTGGGGGAGCAAGAagccacccagcctggtgccGCGTTTGGCAGCAAGAGGGACGGCACCTCCAGcgtgggaagcagcagccccctgcccagcctgcgtGTCACTGCAACACCAGACGGTGAGCGTGAGGGTGGCATCCCTGCTCGCAGGCGACCTGAGAGGccagccaccacagccaccctgaGCCACGGGGacagtgccaccagcagccctggccATGGCCGTTCCACAGAAGATAGCAAGgatgctgccaccactgccgGTGACAGGCGAGAAACAGTGGTGCCGACCACAGGAGACAACGAGgatgctgccaccactgccgGTGACAGGCAAGAAACAGTGGTCCCGACCACAGGAGACAACGAGGACGCTGCCACCACTGCCGGTGACAGGCGAGGACCAGTGGTCCCGGCCACAGAAGACAACGAGgatgctgccaccactgccgGTGACAGGCGAAAAACAGTGGTCCCGGCCACGGAAGACAACGAGgatgctgccaccactgccgGTGACAGGCGAAAAACAGTGGTCCCGACCACAGGAGACAACGAGGatgctgccaccactgctggtGACAGGCGAAAAACAGTGGTCCCGGCCACGGAAGACAACGAGgatgctgccaccactgccgGTGACAGGCGAAAAACAGTGGTCCCGACCACAGAAGACAACGAGGatgctgccaccactgctggtGACAGGCGAAAAACAGTGGTCCCGACCACAGGAGACAACGAGGatgctgccaccactgctggtGACAGGCGAGAAACAGTGGTCCCGGCCACAGAAGGCAACGAGGACGCTGCCACCACTGCCGGTGACAGGCGAGGACCAGTGGTCCCGACCACAGGAGACAACGAGGATGCTGCCACCACTGTCGGTGACAGGCGAGGACCAGTGGTCCCGACCACAGGAGACAACGAGGatgctgccaccactgctggtGACAGGCGAGGACCAGTGGTCCCGACCACAGAAGGCAACGAGGatgctgccaccactgctggtGCCAGGCAAGAACCAGTGGTCCCTACTCCCTGGGGTGTGGCTGGTGAGGATGTTACTGTCCCCATGGGGAGTGACAGGCATGGGAATGGTGATGATAAGGTTGGAGGTGAGGGGCATGGGTTTAAAGGGAAGCTGGGTGGCCTGGCTGTCACCATGCCCCATCGGGGGGGTGACGACGCGACCATTGCCACTGTCACACCCAAAGGGGCCAGCATCCACCTGAGCACCACCCCAGCCTCCCCCCGGACAAGTAAGGAGGTCCGCACCACCGCCCTGGGGACAGTCGGTGGCACCGGCGGCACTACTGCCCCGGCGATGCCACGGAGCACTGCGGCAGGGCGCAGGGGGAGCGGGGAGGTGAGGCTGGCCACCACCAAGCCCCCCAGGGAGGGCTGGCCCGGGGCAGGGGTGAAGGGCCAGGTGCCGggcctggggctgggcaccTCTTCCAGGACAAAGCAAGAGCCGTCCCCACAcgggcaggctggcagctgggcaccgAGCCGGGCACCGGGGAGGGCAGGCGGCCGTGGCGGCGGCGCCGAGGGCGGGCAGGGCGCCACCCAGGTTGGGGGCAGCTCGCTGCCGCTGGCAGGGCAAGCTGGGGGCAGCACGGCTGAGGGCAAAGCGCAGGAGCGAGGGCAAGGCGGTGAGCCCAAGGGGGCACCGGCGGGGGCCGGGGGAGGGCGCCTGCCCGGGCGCTACGACAggaggccatgggcaggggcgcCGGGCACCTTCTCGGCGCTGAgccgcagcaggcagctggaccAGCTGAGGAGGGCCGACGAGCTGCACGTCCGCGAAAGGGCATTCTACAGCCTGGGCACCGGCGGGGCGGGGCCCCACGGCCCCCACGCCAGCCTGGCCAGCGCCGACAGCAGCCAGTCCTTCGAGGGCGAGCAGGGCAGCCGCAGCgacagccagcaggcagggctgcagccgtCGGCGTGGGGAGCCCCCGCGCATCCCTACGGCCGCTGGATCCAGGGGACCCTCTGA
- the LOC135178956 gene encoding ovocleidin-116-like isoform X2, with the protein MQTALVCLCLLSTAFAIPVPPPLPGTAAGNCVGQHRILLKGCNAKHGFYVFKYIFFSTRKNQTQIKKEEASSQDTLPSHRLGEDDARQGPTENGAVLERDDNGSTEVMENSTSLKPQNHSTPGTGGDAHSPHPGTITQAHSGVGITGPMPASSEGSGDQSVVVEDDGVISTLPQGSHLGKVVVGNRSSSRSEDRDDSATREAATTAGKERAHTSGGAGDEGSGEATIRGHGQEDVVQGTKTGGPNFTSVTEKLETVQVDDEGVGEYTYIPSSGSVTVTSGQGARTSFTQLPDKDDEVTIFIGKANIHVGEQEATQPGAAFGSKRDGTSSVGSSSPLPSLRVTATPDGEREGGIPARRRPERPATTATLSHGDSATSSPGHGRSTEDSKDAATTAGDRRETVVPTTGDNEDAATTAGDRQETVVPTTGDNEDAATTAGDRRGPVVPATEDNEDAATTAGDRRKTVVPATEDNEDAATTAGDRRKTVVPTTGDNEDAATTAGDRRKTVVPATEDNEDAATTAGDRRKTVVPTTEDNEDAATTAGDRRKTVVPTTGDNEDAATTAGDRRETVVPATEGNEDAATTAGDRRGPVVPTTGDNEDAATTVGDRRGPVVPTTGDNEDAATTAGDRRGPVVPTTEGNEDAATTAGARQEPVVPTPWGVAGEDVTVPMGSDRHGNGDDKVGGEGHGFKGKLGGLAVTMPHRGGDDATIATVTPKGASIHLSTTPASPRTSKEVRTTALGTVGGTGGTTAPAMPRSTAAGRRGSGEVRLATTKPPREGWPGAGVKGQVPGLGLGTSSRTKQEPSPHGQAGSWAPSRAPGRAGGRGGGAEGGQGATQVGGSSLPLAGQAGGSTAEGKAQERGQGGEPKGAPAGAGGGRLPGRYDRRPWAGAPGTFSALSRSRQLDQLRRADELHVRERAFYSLGTGGAGPHGPHASLASADSSQSFEGEQGSRSDSQQAGLQPSAWGAPAHPYGRWIQGTL; encoded by the exons ATGCAAACAGCCCTggtgtgcctgtgcctgctcagcacagccttcGCCATACCC GTGCCCCCACCGCTGCCTGGGACAGCTGCTGGGAACTGTGTGGGACAGCACCGG atcctgctgaaaggctgcaatgcCAAGCATGGCTTCTACGTTTTCAAGTATATCTTCTTCTCCACACGCAAGAACCAGACCCAGATAAAG AAGGAAGAGGCCAGCAGCCAAGACACCCTCCCTAGCCACCGGCTGGGTGAGGACGATGCCAGGCAAGGACCAACAGAGAATGGAGCAGTCCTGGAGCGAGATGATAATGGCAGCACTGAAGTGATGGAGAACAGCACCAGCCTCAAGCCTCAGAACCACAGCACCCCAGGGACTGGTGGAGATGCTCACAGTCCTCACCCTGGCACCATCACGCAGGCCCACAGTGGTGTTGGCATCACAGGTCCCATGCCGGCCAGCTCAGAAGGCAGTGGCGACCAGAGTGTGGTGGTTGAAGATGATGGAGTCATTTCCACTCTCCCACAGGGCAGCCACCTTGGCAAGGTTGTGGTGGGCAACAggtccagcagcaggagtgaggaCAGAGATGACAGTGCCACCAGGGAGGCAGCCACGAcagcagggaaagagagggCACACACCTCCGGAGGGGCTGGGGACGAGGGCAGCGGTGAGGCCACCATCCGTGGCCATGGGCAGGAGGATGTCGTGCAGGGCACAAAGACAGGAGGTCCCAACTTCACTTCTGTCACTGAGaagctggagacagtccaggtGGATGATGAAGGTGTGGGTGAATACACCTACATCCCCAGCTCGGGCAGCGTCACCGTCACTAGTGGGCAGGGGGCAAGGACCAGCTTCACCCAGCTTCCAGACAAGGACGACGAAGTCACCATCTTCATAGGGAAAGCCAACATCCACGTGGGGGAGCAAGAagccacccagcctggtgccGCGTTTGGCAGCAAGAGGGACGGCACCTCCAGcgtgggaagcagcagccccctgcccagcctgcgtGTCACTGCAACACCAGACGGTGAGCGTGAGGGTGGCATCCCTGCTCGCAGGCGACCTGAGAGGccagccaccacagccaccctgaGCCACGGGGacagtgccaccagcagccctggccATGGCCGTTCCACAGAAGATAGCAAGgatgctgccaccactgccgGTGACAGGCGAGAAACAGTGGTGCCGACCACAGGAGACAACGAGgatgctgccaccactgccgGTGACAGGCAAGAAACAGTGGTCCCGACCACAGGAGACAACGAGGACGCTGCCACCACTGCCGGTGACAGGCGAGGACCAGTGGTCCCGGCCACAGAAGACAACGAGgatgctgccaccactgccgGTGACAGGCGAAAAACAGTGGTCCCGGCCACGGAAGACAACGAGgatgctgccaccactgccgGTGACAGGCGAAAAACAGTGGTCCCGACCACAGGAGACAACGAGGatgctgccaccactgctggtGACAGGCGAAAAACAGTGGTCCCGGCCACGGAAGACAACGAGgatgctgccaccactgccgGTGACAGGCGAAAAACAGTGGTCCCGACCACAGAAGACAACGAGGatgctgccaccactgctggtGACAGGCGAAAAACAGTGGTCCCGACCACAGGAGACAACGAGGatgctgccaccactgctggtGACAGGCGAGAAACAGTGGTCCCGGCCACAGAAGGCAACGAGGACGCTGCCACCACTGCCGGTGACAGGCGAGGACCAGTGGTCCCGACCACAGGAGACAACGAGGATGCTGCCACCACTGTCGGTGACAGGCGAGGACCAGTGGTCCCGACCACAGGAGACAACGAGGatgctgccaccactgctggtGACAGGCGAGGACCAGTGGTCCCGACCACAGAAGGCAACGAGGatgctgccaccactgctggtGCCAGGCAAGAACCAGTGGTCCCTACTCCCTGGGGTGTGGCTGGTGAGGATGTTACTGTCCCCATGGGGAGTGACAGGCATGGGAATGGTGATGATAAGGTTGGAGGTGAGGGGCATGGGTTTAAAGGGAAGCTGGGTGGCCTGGCTGTCACCATGCCCCATCGGGGGGGTGACGACGCGACCATTGCCACTGTCACACCCAAAGGGGCCAGCATCCACCTGAGCACCACCCCAGCCTCCCCCCGGACAAGTAAGGAGGTCCGCACCACCGCCCTGGGGACAGTCGGTGGCACCGGCGGCACTACTGCCCCGGCGATGCCACGGAGCACTGCGGCAGGGCGCAGGGGGAGCGGGGAGGTGAGGCTGGCCACCACCAAGCCCCCCAGGGAGGGCTGGCCCGGGGCAGGGGTGAAGGGCCAGGTGCCGggcctggggctgggcaccTCTTCCAGGACAAAGCAAGAGCCGTCCCCACAcgggcaggctggcagctgggcaccgAGCCGGGCACCGGGGAGGGCAGGCGGCCGTGGCGGCGGCGCCGAGGGCGGGCAGGGCGCCACCCAGGTTGGGGGCAGCTCGCTGCCGCTGGCAGGGCAAGCTGGGGGCAGCACGGCTGAGGGCAAAGCGCAGGAGCGAGGGCAAGGCGGTGAGCCCAAGGGGGCACCGGCGGGGGCCGGGGGAGGGCGCCTGCCCGGGCGCTACGACAggaggccatgggcaggggcgcCGGGCACCTTCTCGGCGCTGAgccgcagcaggcagctggaccAGCTGAGGAGGGCCGACGAGCTGCACGTCCGCGAAAGGGCATTCTACAGCCTGGGCACCGGCGGGGCGGGGCCCCACGGCCCCCACGCCAGCCTGGCCAGCGCCGACAGCAGCCAGTCCTTCGAGGGCGAGCAGGGCAGCCGCAGCgacagccagcaggcagggctgcagccgtCGGCGTGGGGAGCCCCCGCGCATCCCTACGGCCGCTGGATCCAGGGGACCCTCTGA